CGGGGCTCAACCCGCGGATCTTCTCAAGGCAACCATCTCTGCAGCTATTGATGAGATTGCAAAGGGCATTGATGAACTAGGCAAAATCAACAAGGATTCTCCAGAGAAATCGACAGCCTATGACGATTGTATGTCCCTACTTGCTGATGCCAAAAAGGACTTGAACAGTTCTATTTACATTCTCGATGGCGGCATTAATGATGTCGCCTCAGCAACAGCTGAACTCAACAACAAGTTAAGTGCAGCTTTAACATACCAAGACATGTGTGTGGACGGATACCCTGAAGCAGACCAGTCCACGGTACAAACTGCCTTGAAGAAAATAGGGGAACATACCATCAATTCTCTGGCTGTTGCGTCCGAATTGTCAACAACATCTCCAAAGACAAATAATAATGCTAAAAGACGTCTTCTAACAACACGATTAGGCGTTCCCACATGGATGAATCAAGGTGATCGTAGAATgttggaagaagaagaaggtaaagaTCCAAAGGGTATTGCAAACGCCACTGTTGCAAAAGATGGTAGTGGTGATTTTACTACCATAAATGATGCTCTAAAGGCGGTTCCAAGCTTTGAAGGAAGGTACAATCCCTTTCCAAATAGTAATAGTGGGTCTATCAAGACTAGGTGATGTATCAAAATTGTGATTTTCGTATATGATGTTGAGAATGCAGGTACTTTATTTATGTGAAAGGAGGAGTTTATGAAGAGAATGTAGTTGTGTCACAAGCCAATCTTACATTTTTTGGAGACGGATCCCAAAAGAGTATTATTACCGGGAGCAAAAACATTGTGGATGATCTGTCAACATACCAAAGTGCAACAGTTGGTAAGTATTTATCTTCCCAACAGAACAAGACTCTGATTAAAAAATCAGCACAACCCCCCACCTCCCACCCCCCCCACCCCCAACCTTGAAATATGGTAGACAACCCACTAAAATAAGTTAAATTACActattgatataaaaattatttgcatttttagtGTATGTACATTAATTCCTACTATTGTGAAGGTCAAATTGTTCTTTAACTAGGAACATGTTAAATAATACTAAAAATTATGATAGTACTTTGTCTATTGTTTTTGAACATGTACATTTAGACATTTGAGTCGTTTGGTACAATGGTCCCATGGCGATTAGCTATCCCGCCTTCTATATGGGATAGCTAATCTCACCATTTTCGTGTAAAGTTATCTCGGGATTAAACTTTATCTCAAAATTATAATTCTTATCCCATATACAAAACGACCAAGAAAATTAGAAACACTGACCTCCAAACACAATCATTCTTTTTTGAAGGGGTGTTATTAGCTTATAGTACAACTTACAAGGTGCAACATTGgcagcatttttttttttttgtgtggagATAATCAAATTAGTAAAAAAGAAATCCACCATAACCAATGAGATAATCTCTTTTGGAGCTTTGTAGCAGTTGATTATCTCTCCATACTTCCCCTCCTATTCTCTAATGAATAATAACTATAGTGCGCATTTACTTTAACAACATGTCAAGTCACTTTCTATTCATTTTTCCTCTGTCTTATGCAGTTATTTCAGGGAATGGATTTTTTGCATATAAGATAGGATTCCGAAACACAGCGGGTCCAGAAAAGTTACAAGCAGTGGCACTCCGCGTCCAAGCTGATCACACAATATTTGTGAATTGTCGCATGGAGGGTTACCAAAGCGTGATCCACGCTGCAACCCATCGACAATTCTATCGCGGCTGTTACATTACAGGCACGGTTGACATTATCTCGGGCAACGCTGCTGCTGTATTCCAGAATTGCCAATTTTACCTAAGGAAACCACTGGATGACCAAAAGAACGTCATTACTGCTCAAGGAAGGTCGAACAAGCGTCAAACCACAGGGACCGTCTTGCAAACGTGTGGCATTTTCGCGGACGATAAGCTTGAGCCTGAAAAATCGAAGGTTAAGAGTTACTTGGGTCGACCAATGAAGGAATATTCGAGGACGGTTGTAATGGAGACGGACATTACTGATGTGATTGACCCTGAAGGATGGGTAGCCTCGAACGGGGATTATGCGTTAAGCACCCTGTATTTTGCAGAGTACAGTAACAAAGGCGCTGGATCTGAAGTCGCCTCTAGAGTCAAGTGGCCTGGATATCAAGGGGCGATAGGCAAAGATGCTGCCCAGAATTACACAGTTGAATCCTTGTTACAAGGACAAACTTGgttgaaggattatgatgttCAAGTCCGTTTTGGCCTTTCCAACTGATGATCATGATCATGTCAAATTAATCTTCTTCCTCTTAAGTTCA
The Nicotiana sylvestris chromosome 11, ASM39365v2, whole genome shotgun sequence DNA segment above includes these coding regions:
- the LOC104244521 gene encoding probable pectinesterase/pectinesterase inhibitor 13, with the translated sequence MAFQDFDQISERRKLERQQKMKRRIMIAVVLLLLILAAVAAAVVYLVVFKNKSEDASANKSNKNASTPPSKEPETLKSDATPPPKDDAASTPPKVAAPPPDDGAVPPPKEEGAAVPPVKDAAAPSPPSDNAPALSPQEGDNAAAPALSPQAEGAIGAICAATEFNQTCGDILSKVLQTNASGAQPADLLKATISAAIDEIAKGIDELGKINKDSPEKSTAYDDCMSLLADAKKDLNSSIYILDGGINDVASATAELNNKLSAALTYQDMCVDGYPEADQSTVQTALKKIGEHTINSLAVASELSTTSPKTNNNAKRRLLTTRLGVPTWMNQGDRRMLEEEEGKDPKGIANATVAKDGSGDFTTINDALKAVPSFEGRYFIYVKGGVYEENVVVSQANLTFFGDGSQKSIITGSKNIVDDLSTYQSATVVISGNGFFAYKIGFRNTAGPEKLQAVALRVQADHTIFVNCRMEGYQSVIHAATHRQFYRGCYITGTVDIISGNAAAVFQNCQFYLRKPLDDQKNVITAQGRSNKRQTTGTVLQTCGIFADDKLEPEKSKVKSYLGRPMKEYSRTVVMETDITDVIDPEGWVASNGDYALSTLYFAEYSNKGAGSEVASRVKWPGYQGAIGKDAAQNYTVESLLQGQTWLKDYDVQVRFGLSN